From Enhydrobacter sp., the proteins below share one genomic window:
- a CDS encoding DUF2791 family P-loop domain-containing protein codes for MTGLSRAAIRRLRSGLVPSWEFEFLSVGYDDVRRAVESSLGELKQSGRAEPLFVRGEWGTGKSHLLSFIQATAAKSGFASAMVELNARSAAPSHPQRFFPVLAEAMRVGTCGGLRAAVIELLHRTETRRALREFAETSRAADLGRAITSLCREYELGNRLELSNHPAWRQLYGADLCWSDSPSKRERALARIEAVACLFRAVGLNGLVLVLDEAETIDQLWNVRSRSCAYGVLERVCRMEATWCVLSTTMRFDRTVARDLDDAITTNSLAREFLATWRRGERRTVEPPTVDARNAQDLAAAIQLLYESAFAQVPDSESAVERCLSSWARNPSRNPRRLIRLLVDELDCRRPLLDVGECAHATRG; via the coding sequence GTGACGGGCCTATCTCGAGCCGCGATACGGCGTCTTCGGAGCGGTTTGGTCCCGAGTTGGGAATTCGAGTTCCTATCGGTCGGCTATGACGACGTACGGCGGGCCGTGGAGTCATCGTTGGGGGAGTTGAAGCAGTCGGGTCGAGCGGAACCATTGTTCGTGCGGGGCGAATGGGGAACAGGGAAATCCCATCTGCTGTCGTTCATTCAGGCAACGGCTGCGAAGAGCGGCTTTGCGAGTGCGATGGTCGAACTAAATGCAAGAAGCGCAGCACCGAGCCACCCCCAACGCTTCTTTCCTGTCCTCGCGGAAGCAATGCGTGTTGGGACCTGCGGAGGCTTGCGGGCCGCGGTGATCGAACTTCTGCATCGCACTGAGACCCGCCGTGCACTTCGGGAGTTTGCCGAAACCTCTCGTGCCGCCGATCTCGGCCGAGCAATCACGAGCCTTTGCCGTGAGTACGAGCTAGGCAATCGACTAGAGCTGAGCAACCACCCTGCATGGAGGCAACTATATGGAGCGGACCTCTGTTGGTCGGATAGTCCATCGAAACGGGAACGAGCGCTGGCTCGCATCGAAGCGGTTGCGTGCCTTTTTCGCGCAGTGGGTCTGAATGGATTGGTGCTTGTGCTCGACGAAGCCGAGACGATCGATCAGCTTTGGAACGTTCGCTCTCGCTCGTGCGCGTACGGAGTGCTTGAGCGGGTTTGCAGAATGGAAGCTACCTGGTGTGTCCTGAGTACAACGATGCGGTTCGATCGTACGGTTGCGCGAGACCTGGATGACGCCATCACTACGAATTCTCTTGCGAGGGAGTTTCTGGCTACGTGGCGCCGCGGGGAACGTCGCACGGTCGAGCCACCCACTGTCGACGCACGGAACGCCCAGGATCTCGCCGCTGCCATACAATTGCTTTACGAGAGTGCGTTCGCGCAAGTGCCCGATAGCGAATCCGCGGTCGAGCGATGCCTGAGCAGTTGGGCTAGAAATCCCAGCCGCAACCCTCGTCGTTTGATCCGGCTTCTTGTCGACGAACTCGATTGCCGGCGACCGCTTCTTGATGTCGGTGAATGCGCTCACGCAACGCGGGGTTAG
- a CDS encoding DUF2791 family P-loop domain-containing protein, which produces MARALIRSLNRGTAIAEGLKYIHVGHEAWLAAQDELLAEVAEDTHSDTKFVRGVYGAGKSHFLAMVQASARTREWATSHIECKVDGVQIDRFETLYPRITQKLLAADIPTVVRDSSDAPVDSMRFVLEKWARAQAGLVGIRDDGLTRPFDADARLYSRLEAGLLRSNLPPDFIRATIAFARAFLAADFQTMSRACAWMGGANERVELPLRYVLRPMSSDRSNGSMALRPIGKGTARDAMRGLLWLLRAAGYTGLVLCIDEVEELAKLGSRRRQDQALQALREYVDHAGGEGGFRNLCMYLAATPEMFEGENYFPRYDALATRIQPLGPRINWRGPVIDLDRTPLDAAQMRELAGRICKIHHIAYGRSDNTDLSQELVSNLVVGVLEARYRVARPRLLARVFVDALERARQERQAPRPSDIGDIVARAAGQIAKEAAG; this is translated from the coding sequence ATGGCGCGGGCATTGATCCGAAGCCTCAATCGAGGAACGGCGATCGCAGAAGGCTTGAAATACATTCATGTGGGCCATGAGGCATGGCTGGCAGCCCAGGACGAACTCCTCGCGGAGGTGGCAGAGGACACACACTCCGACACGAAATTCGTCCGCGGTGTTTATGGGGCAGGCAAGAGCCACTTCCTCGCAATGGTACAAGCCTCTGCCCGTACCCGCGAATGGGCCACATCCCACATCGAATGTAAGGTTGATGGCGTTCAGATCGACCGCTTCGAGACCTTGTATCCGCGCATCACGCAAAAGCTACTGGCGGCAGATATTCCTACCGTGGTGCGGGACTCGTCTGATGCGCCTGTGGATTCGATGCGGTTCGTTTTGGAAAAGTGGGCGCGCGCGCAGGCTGGACTCGTCGGGATCCGGGATGATGGTCTGACTCGTCCGTTCGATGCCGACGCACGACTCTACTCTCGCCTTGAGGCAGGCCTATTGCGCAGCAATCTTCCTCCCGATTTCATCCGCGCCACAATCGCCTTCGCCCGCGCTTTCCTAGCAGCCGACTTTCAGACCATGAGTAGAGCGTGCGCGTGGATGGGAGGAGCCAACGAGCGGGTCGAGCTACCCCTTCGATACGTTCTGAGGCCAATGTCTAGCGATCGCAGCAATGGCTCGATGGCGCTTCGCCCGATCGGCAAGGGAACTGCCAGAGATGCGATGCGCGGTCTGCTCTGGCTCTTGCGAGCGGCGGGTTACACGGGTTTGGTGCTGTGCATCGACGAGGTGGAAGAGCTCGCGAAGCTCGGATCCCGCCGGCGGCAAGATCAAGCATTGCAGGCATTGCGTGAGTACGTCGATCACGCCGGCGGGGAGGGGGGATTCCGGAACCTGTGCATGTACCTCGCCGCAACACCAGAGATGTTCGAAGGAGAGAACTACTTTCCTCGGTATGACGCACTGGCGACTCGCATACAGCCGCTCGGTCCGCGGATAAATTGGCGTGGTCCCGTCATCGATCTAGACCGGACGCCGCTCGACGCAGCGCAAATGCGAGAATTGGCGGGGCGAATCTGCAAGATTCACCATATCGCTTACGGTCGATCTGACAATACCGACCTCTCACAGGAATTGGTGTCGAACCTGGTAGTAGGCGTACTCGAGGCCCGGTACCGCGTAGCAAGGCCACGCCTCCTTGCCCGCGTCTTCGTGGATGCGCTGGAACGGGCGCGCCAGGAAAGGCAGGCGCCCAGACCGTCCGACATAGGAGACATCGTCGCGCGGGCGGCCGGCCAAATCGCCAAGGAGGCCGCCGGGTGA